From a single Vanacampus margaritifer isolate UIUO_Vmar chromosome 15, RoL_Vmar_1.0, whole genome shotgun sequence genomic region:
- the dgki gene encoding diacylglycerol kinase iota isoform X6, whose product MDPQAATVAAATPAVPVVPVAGLSGRLASLGADGGESESGAGSEDTSAGCCSDTFSSLPDIEQESLEDKLRGLAFRKQTSYRKAISRSGLQHLGPPQAALPPSNGPSKEPRTCMDWTENAVNGDHLWMETSCSGELCYLGEDTCLVKAAKSAPRRKCAACKIVVHTSCMEQLEKINFRCKPTFREGGSRCLRDNVLRHHWVHRRRQEGKCKQCGKSFQQKFFHSKEIIAISCSWCKQAFHNKVTCFMLHQIEEPCSLGAHAGVIVPPSWIIKVRKPQNSLKNSARRKKRTSFKRRTSKKGLDESKWRPFMLKPLPSPLMKPILVFVNPKSGGNQGAKVLQMFMWILNPRQVFDLSQGGLREALDLYRKVPNLRILACGGDGTVGWILSTLDELQMNPQPPVAVLPLGTGNDLARTLNWGGGYTDEPVSKVLGHVEDGSVVQLDRWNLQVEKSGAEQQPEDGTQKLPLNVFNNYFSLGFDAHVTLEFHESREANPEKFNSRFRNKMFYAGAAFSDFLQRSSRDLSKHVRVVCDGTDLTPKIQELKFQCIVFLNIPRYCAGTMPWGNTGDHRDFEPQRHDDGCIEVIGFTMASLAALQVGGHGERLHQCREVVLTTFKTVPVQVDGEPCRLAPSTLRISLRNQANMVQKSKRRTSVPLLNDPHAVPERLRLRVNRISLHEYDRLQYDKERLRDISVPVGIVVVRGDCDLETCRLYIDRLQEDLHQAPSLGHRVHYQDESRGMPRTTSAGRLSSSWSFLDSTSADRFYRIDKAQEHLHFVTEICQDEVFILDHEVPAGGQVSSAGMPDLVIEPNAGAPLTPEEQALLMAASSGDLSMLSECVHHGVSLLVRDAAGCSALHKASQKGHAELVVFILQQGSKVLLDLPDREKGDTALHKAALEKQHAVCRLLVEAGASLQKTNFQGKTPVEHAAGDSELTSYLSSQKTPSAPHEDLETAV is encoded by the exons CATCGAGCAGGAGAGCCTGGAGGACAAGCTGCGAGGGCTTGCGTTCCGGAAACAGACGTCCTATCG GAAAGCCATCTCCCGCTCAGGCCTGCAGCACCTGGGCCCGCCGCAGGCCGCCCTGCCCCCCTCCAACGGGCCCAGCAAGGAGCCTCGCACCTGCATGGACTGGACG GAGAACGCGGTGAACGGGGACCACCTGTGGATGGAGACCAGCTGCTCGGGCGAGCTTTGCTACCTGGGGGAGGACACCTGCCTCGTCAAGGCCGCG AAGTCCGCGCCCAGGAGGAAGTGCGCCGCCTGCAAAATCGTCGTTCACACCAGCTGCATGGAGCAGCTCGAAAAG ATCAACTTCAGGTGCAAGCCAACTTTCAGAGAGGGGGGGTCGCGCTGCCTGAGAGAT AACGTGCTGCGGCATCACTGGGTGCACCGGCGGAGGCAGGAGGGGAAGTGCAAGCAGTGCGGGAAG AGCTTTCAGCAGAAGTTTTTCCACAGTAAAGAAATCATCGCCATCAGCTGTTCGTGGTGTAAACAGGCT TTCCACAACAAGGTGACGTGCTTCATGCTGCACCAGATCGAGGAGCCGTGCTCCCTGGGGGCCCACGCGGGGGTCATCGTGCCTCCGTCGTGGATCATCAAAGTCAGGAAACCACAG AACTCGCTCAAGAACTCGGCCAGGAGGAAAAAGCGGACGTCTTTCAAGCGCAGGACCAGCAAGAAGGGGCTGGAC GAGTCCAAATGGCGACCGTTCATGCTGAAGCCGCTCCCCTCGCCGCTCATGAAGCCCATCCTGGTCTTCGTCAACCCCAAGAGCGGAGGCAACCAG GGCGCCAAGGTGCTCCAGATGTTCATGTGGATCTTGAACCCTCGGCAAGTCTTTGACCTGTCGCAGGGCGGCCTCCGAGAGGC GTTGGATTTGTATCGAAAAGTGCCAAACTTGAGGATCTTGGCCTGCGGTGGAGACGGCACG GTGGGCTGGATCCTGTCCACGCTGGATGAGCTGCAGATGAACCCCCAGCCTCCGGTGGCGGTCCTTCCTCTGGGAACAGGAAATGACCTCGCCAGGACGCTCAACTGGGGTGGG GGCTACACGGACGAACCCGTGTCCAAGGTTCTCGGCCACGTGGAGGACGGCTCGGTGGTGCAGCTGGACAGGTGGAACCTGCAGGTGGAGAAGAGCGGCGCCGAGCAGCAGCCCGAAGACGGCACGCAGAAG CTGCCCCTTAACGTGTTCAACAACTACTTCAGCCTGGGCTTCGACGCTCACGTCACGCTGGAGTTCCACGAGTCCAGAG aGGCCAACCCTGAAAAGTTTAACAGTCGCTTCCGCAACAAGATGTTCTATGCAGGA GCCGCCTTCTCAGATTTCCTCCAGAGAAGCTCGAGGGACTTGTCCAAGCACGTCCGAGTTGTG TGTGACGGCACCGACTTGACTCCGAAGATCCAGGAGCTCAAATTCCAGTGCATCGTCTTTCTTAACATTCccag GTACTGCGCGGGCACGATGCCCTGGGGGAACACCGGCGACCACCGCGACTTTGAGCCGCAACGCCATGACGACGGCTGTATCGAGGTCATCGGCTTCACAATGGCTTCGCTG GCGGCGCTGCAGGTGGGCGGCCACGGCGAGCGGCTGCACCAGTGCAGAGAGGTGGTCCTCACCACGTTCAAGACTGTGCCCGTTCAG GTGGATGGTGAGCCGTGCCGATTGGCGCCGTCCACGCTGCGCATCTCGCTGCGCAACCAAGCCAATATGGTTCAGAAGAGCAAGCGACGAACTTCGGTGCCCCTGCTTAACGA CCCTCACGCCGTCCCCGAGCGACTTCGGCTGCGGGTCAACCGGATCAGCCTGCACGAGTACGACCGGCTGCAATATGACAAGGAGCGGCTACGGGACATCT CAGTCCCAGTGGGGATCGTGGTGGTGAGGGGCGACTGCGATTTGGAGACGTGCAGACTCTACATTGACAGACTGCAAGAG GACTTGCACCAGGCGCCCTCTCTTGGCCACAGAGTGCACTATCAG gATGAGAGCCGGGGTATGCCCAGGACCACCTCAGCTGGCAGACTCTCTTCCAGCTGGAGCTTCTTGGATT CCACTTCAGCTGATCGCTTCTATCGCATCGACAAGGCTCAG GAGCACCTTCACTTTGTCACAGAAATTTGCCAGGACGAGGTGTTCATCCTGGACCACGAGGTCCCCGCGGGGGGCCAGGTGTCGTCAGCCGGGATGCCCGATCTTGTGATAGAGCCCAACGCTGG TGCGCCTCTGACTCCTGAAGAACAAG CGCTGTTGATGGCCGCCAGCTCGGGGGATCTTTCCATg TTGTCGGAGTGCGTGCATCACGGCGTCAGCCTGCTGGTGCGAGACGCTGCGGGTTGCTCGGCGCTGCATAAAGCCTCGCAGAAAGGACACGCCGAGCTGGTCGTCTTCATCCTGCAGCAGG GATCCAAAGTGCTTCTTGACTTGCCAGACAGAGAAAA AGGGGACACTGCCTTGCACAAAGCCGCCTTGGAGAAGCAGCACGCCGTGTGTCGGCTTCTGGTGGAGGCGGGCGCGTCGCTTCAGAAAACGAACTTTCAG GGGAAGACACCAGTGGAGCATGCGGCGGGCGACTCGGAGCTCACCTCATACCTGAGCAGCCAAAAAACACCTTCCGCCCCCCATGAGGACTTGGAGACGGcagtctga
- the dgki gene encoding diacylglycerol kinase iota isoform X7, producing MDPQAATVAAATPAVPVVPVAGLSGRLASLGADGGESESGAGSEDTSAGCCSDTFSSLPDIEQESLEDKLRGLAFRKQTSYRKAISRSGLQHLGPPQAALPPSNGPSKEPRTCMDWTENAVNGDHLWMETSCSGELCYLGEDTCLVKAAKSAPRRKCAACKIVVHTSCMEQLEKINFRCKPTFREGGSRCLRDQNVLRHHWVHRRRQEGKCKQCGKSFQQKFFHSKEIIAISCSWCKQAFHNKVTCFMLHQIEEPCSLGAHAGVIVPPSWIIKVRKPQNSLKNSARRKKRTSFKRRTSKKGLDESKWRPFMLKPLPSPLMKPILVFVNPKSGGNQGAKVLQMFMWILNPRQVFDLSQGGLREALDLYRKVPNLRILACGGDGTVGWILSTLDELQMNPQPPVAVLPLGTGNDLARTLNWGGGYTDEPVSKVLGHVEDGSVVQLDRWNLQVEKSGAEQQPEDGTQKLPLNVFNNYFSLGFDAHVTLEFHESREANPEKFNSRFRNKMFYAGAAFSDFLQRSSRDLSKHVRVVCDGTDLTPKIQELKFQCIVFLNIPRYCAGTMPWGNTGDHRDFEPQRHDDGCIEVIGFTMASLAALQVGGHGERLHQCREVVLTTFKTVPVQVDGEPCRLAPSTLRISLRNQANMVQKSKRRTSVPLLNDPHAVPERLRLRVNRISLHEYDRLQYDKERLRDIFPVGIVVVRGDCDLETCRLYIDRLQEDLHQAPSLGHRVHYQDESRGMPRTTSAGRLSSSWSFLDSTSADRFYRIDKAQEHLHFVTEICQDEVFILDHEVPAGGQVSSAGMPDLVIEPNAGAPLTPEEQALLMAASSGDLSMLSECVHHGVSLLVRDAAGCSALHKASQKGHAELVVFILQQGSKVLLDLPDREKGDTALHKAALEKQHAVCRLLVEAGASLQKTNFQGKTPVEHAAGDSELTSYLSSQKTPSAPHEDLETAV from the exons CATCGAGCAGGAGAGCCTGGAGGACAAGCTGCGAGGGCTTGCGTTCCGGAAACAGACGTCCTATCG GAAAGCCATCTCCCGCTCAGGCCTGCAGCACCTGGGCCCGCCGCAGGCCGCCCTGCCCCCCTCCAACGGGCCCAGCAAGGAGCCTCGCACCTGCATGGACTGGACG GAGAACGCGGTGAACGGGGACCACCTGTGGATGGAGACCAGCTGCTCGGGCGAGCTTTGCTACCTGGGGGAGGACACCTGCCTCGTCAAGGCCGCG AAGTCCGCGCCCAGGAGGAAGTGCGCCGCCTGCAAAATCGTCGTTCACACCAGCTGCATGGAGCAGCTCGAAAAG ATCAACTTCAGGTGCAAGCCAACTTTCAGAGAGGGGGGGTCGCGCTGCCTGAGAGAT CAGAACGTGCTGCGGCATCACTGGGTGCACCGGCGGAGGCAGGAGGGGAAGTGCAAGCAGTGCGGGAAG AGCTTTCAGCAGAAGTTTTTCCACAGTAAAGAAATCATCGCCATCAGCTGTTCGTGGTGTAAACAGGCT TTCCACAACAAGGTGACGTGCTTCATGCTGCACCAGATCGAGGAGCCGTGCTCCCTGGGGGCCCACGCGGGGGTCATCGTGCCTCCGTCGTGGATCATCAAAGTCAGGAAACCACAG AACTCGCTCAAGAACTCGGCCAGGAGGAAAAAGCGGACGTCTTTCAAGCGCAGGACCAGCAAGAAGGGGCTGGAC GAGTCCAAATGGCGACCGTTCATGCTGAAGCCGCTCCCCTCGCCGCTCATGAAGCCCATCCTGGTCTTCGTCAACCCCAAGAGCGGAGGCAACCAG GGCGCCAAGGTGCTCCAGATGTTCATGTGGATCTTGAACCCTCGGCAAGTCTTTGACCTGTCGCAGGGCGGCCTCCGAGAGGC GTTGGATTTGTATCGAAAAGTGCCAAACTTGAGGATCTTGGCCTGCGGTGGAGACGGCACG GTGGGCTGGATCCTGTCCACGCTGGATGAGCTGCAGATGAACCCCCAGCCTCCGGTGGCGGTCCTTCCTCTGGGAACAGGAAATGACCTCGCCAGGACGCTCAACTGGGGTGGG GGCTACACGGACGAACCCGTGTCCAAGGTTCTCGGCCACGTGGAGGACGGCTCGGTGGTGCAGCTGGACAGGTGGAACCTGCAGGTGGAGAAGAGCGGCGCCGAGCAGCAGCCCGAAGACGGCACGCAGAAG CTGCCCCTTAACGTGTTCAACAACTACTTCAGCCTGGGCTTCGACGCTCACGTCACGCTGGAGTTCCACGAGTCCAGAG aGGCCAACCCTGAAAAGTTTAACAGTCGCTTCCGCAACAAGATGTTCTATGCAGGA GCCGCCTTCTCAGATTTCCTCCAGAGAAGCTCGAGGGACTTGTCCAAGCACGTCCGAGTTGTG TGTGACGGCACCGACTTGACTCCGAAGATCCAGGAGCTCAAATTCCAGTGCATCGTCTTTCTTAACATTCccag GTACTGCGCGGGCACGATGCCCTGGGGGAACACCGGCGACCACCGCGACTTTGAGCCGCAACGCCATGACGACGGCTGTATCGAGGTCATCGGCTTCACAATGGCTTCGCTG GCGGCGCTGCAGGTGGGCGGCCACGGCGAGCGGCTGCACCAGTGCAGAGAGGTGGTCCTCACCACGTTCAAGACTGTGCCCGTTCAG GTGGATGGTGAGCCGTGCCGATTGGCGCCGTCCACGCTGCGCATCTCGCTGCGCAACCAAGCCAATATGGTTCAGAAGAGCAAGCGACGAACTTCGGTGCCCCTGCTTAACGA CCCTCACGCCGTCCCCGAGCGACTTCGGCTGCGGGTCAACCGGATCAGCCTGCACGAGTACGACCGGCTGCAATATGACAAGGAGCGGCTACGGGACATCT TCCCAGTGGGGATCGTGGTGGTGAGGGGCGACTGCGATTTGGAGACGTGCAGACTCTACATTGACAGACTGCAAGAG GACTTGCACCAGGCGCCCTCTCTTGGCCACAGAGTGCACTATCAG gATGAGAGCCGGGGTATGCCCAGGACCACCTCAGCTGGCAGACTCTCTTCCAGCTGGAGCTTCTTGGATT CCACTTCAGCTGATCGCTTCTATCGCATCGACAAGGCTCAG GAGCACCTTCACTTTGTCACAGAAATTTGCCAGGACGAGGTGTTCATCCTGGACCACGAGGTCCCCGCGGGGGGCCAGGTGTCGTCAGCCGGGATGCCCGATCTTGTGATAGAGCCCAACGCTGG TGCGCCTCTGACTCCTGAAGAACAAG CGCTGTTGATGGCCGCCAGCTCGGGGGATCTTTCCATg TTGTCGGAGTGCGTGCATCACGGCGTCAGCCTGCTGGTGCGAGACGCTGCGGGTTGCTCGGCGCTGCATAAAGCCTCGCAGAAAGGACACGCCGAGCTGGTCGTCTTCATCCTGCAGCAGG GATCCAAAGTGCTTCTTGACTTGCCAGACAGAGAAAA AGGGGACACTGCCTTGCACAAAGCCGCCTTGGAGAAGCAGCACGCCGTGTGTCGGCTTCTGGTGGAGGCGGGCGCGTCGCTTCAGAAAACGAACTTTCAG GGGAAGACACCAGTGGAGCATGCGGCGGGCGACTCGGAGCTCACCTCATACCTGAGCAGCCAAAAAACACCTTCCGCCCCCCATGAGGACTTGGAGACGGcagtctga
- the dgki gene encoding diacylglycerol kinase iota isoform X3, translating into MDPQAATVAAATPAVPVVPVAGLSGRLASLGADGGESESGAGSEDTSAGCCSDTFSSLPDIEQESLEDKLRGLAFRKQTSYRKAISRSGLQHLGPPQAALPPSNGPSKEPRTCMDWTENAVNGDHLWMETSCSGELCYLGEDTCLVKAAKSAPRRKCAACKIVVHTSCMEQLEKINFRCKPTFREGGSRCLRDNVLRHHWVHRRRQEGKCKQCGKSFQQKFFHSKEIIAISCSWCKQAFHNKVTCFMLHQIEEPCSLGAHAGVIVPPSWIIKVRKPQNSLKNSARRKKRTSFKRRTSKKGLDESKWRPFMLKPLPSPLMKPILVFVNPKSGGNQGAKVLQMFMWILNPRQVFDLSQGGLREALDLYRKVPNLRILACGGDGTVGWILSTLDELQMNPQPPVAVLPLGTGNDLARTLNWGGGYTDEPVSKVLGHVEDGSVVQLDRWNLQVEKSGAEQQPEDGTQKLPLNVFNNYFSLGFDAHVTLEFHESREANPEKFNSRFRNKMFYAGAAFSDFLQRSSRDLSKHVRVVCDGTDLTPKIQELKFQCIVFLNIPRYCAGTMPWGNTGDHRDFEPQRHDDGCIEVIGFTMASLAALQVGGHGERLHQCREVVLTTFKTVPVQVDGEPCRLAPSTLRISLRNQANMVQKSKRRTSVPLLNDIQKVCAADLRRLSAPPDSFSVPHAVPERLRLRVNRISLHEYDRLQYDKERLRDISVPVGIVVVRGDCDLETCRLYIDRLQEDLHQAPSLGHRVHYQDESRGMPRTTSAGRLSSSWSFLDSTSADRFYRIDKAQEHLHFVTEICQDEVFILDHEVPAGGQVSSAGMPDLVIEPNAGAPLTPEEQALLMAASSGDLSMLSECVHHGVSLLVRDAAGCSALHKASQKGHAELVVFILQQGSKVLLDLPDREKGDTALHKAALEKQHAVCRLLVEAGASLQKTNFQGKTPVEHAAGDSELTSYLSSQKTPSAPHEDLETAV; encoded by the exons CATCGAGCAGGAGAGCCTGGAGGACAAGCTGCGAGGGCTTGCGTTCCGGAAACAGACGTCCTATCG GAAAGCCATCTCCCGCTCAGGCCTGCAGCACCTGGGCCCGCCGCAGGCCGCCCTGCCCCCCTCCAACGGGCCCAGCAAGGAGCCTCGCACCTGCATGGACTGGACG GAGAACGCGGTGAACGGGGACCACCTGTGGATGGAGACCAGCTGCTCGGGCGAGCTTTGCTACCTGGGGGAGGACACCTGCCTCGTCAAGGCCGCG AAGTCCGCGCCCAGGAGGAAGTGCGCCGCCTGCAAAATCGTCGTTCACACCAGCTGCATGGAGCAGCTCGAAAAG ATCAACTTCAGGTGCAAGCCAACTTTCAGAGAGGGGGGGTCGCGCTGCCTGAGAGAT AACGTGCTGCGGCATCACTGGGTGCACCGGCGGAGGCAGGAGGGGAAGTGCAAGCAGTGCGGGAAG AGCTTTCAGCAGAAGTTTTTCCACAGTAAAGAAATCATCGCCATCAGCTGTTCGTGGTGTAAACAGGCT TTCCACAACAAGGTGACGTGCTTCATGCTGCACCAGATCGAGGAGCCGTGCTCCCTGGGGGCCCACGCGGGGGTCATCGTGCCTCCGTCGTGGATCATCAAAGTCAGGAAACCACAG AACTCGCTCAAGAACTCGGCCAGGAGGAAAAAGCGGACGTCTTTCAAGCGCAGGACCAGCAAGAAGGGGCTGGAC GAGTCCAAATGGCGACCGTTCATGCTGAAGCCGCTCCCCTCGCCGCTCATGAAGCCCATCCTGGTCTTCGTCAACCCCAAGAGCGGAGGCAACCAG GGCGCCAAGGTGCTCCAGATGTTCATGTGGATCTTGAACCCTCGGCAAGTCTTTGACCTGTCGCAGGGCGGCCTCCGAGAGGC GTTGGATTTGTATCGAAAAGTGCCAAACTTGAGGATCTTGGCCTGCGGTGGAGACGGCACG GTGGGCTGGATCCTGTCCACGCTGGATGAGCTGCAGATGAACCCCCAGCCTCCGGTGGCGGTCCTTCCTCTGGGAACAGGAAATGACCTCGCCAGGACGCTCAACTGGGGTGGG GGCTACACGGACGAACCCGTGTCCAAGGTTCTCGGCCACGTGGAGGACGGCTCGGTGGTGCAGCTGGACAGGTGGAACCTGCAGGTGGAGAAGAGCGGCGCCGAGCAGCAGCCCGAAGACGGCACGCAGAAG CTGCCCCTTAACGTGTTCAACAACTACTTCAGCCTGGGCTTCGACGCTCACGTCACGCTGGAGTTCCACGAGTCCAGAG aGGCCAACCCTGAAAAGTTTAACAGTCGCTTCCGCAACAAGATGTTCTATGCAGGA GCCGCCTTCTCAGATTTCCTCCAGAGAAGCTCGAGGGACTTGTCCAAGCACGTCCGAGTTGTG TGTGACGGCACCGACTTGACTCCGAAGATCCAGGAGCTCAAATTCCAGTGCATCGTCTTTCTTAACATTCccag GTACTGCGCGGGCACGATGCCCTGGGGGAACACCGGCGACCACCGCGACTTTGAGCCGCAACGCCATGACGACGGCTGTATCGAGGTCATCGGCTTCACAATGGCTTCGCTG GCGGCGCTGCAGGTGGGCGGCCACGGCGAGCGGCTGCACCAGTGCAGAGAGGTGGTCCTCACCACGTTCAAGACTGTGCCCGTTCAG GTGGATGGTGAGCCGTGCCGATTGGCGCCGTCCACGCTGCGCATCTCGCTGCGCAACCAAGCCAATATGGTTCAGAAGAGCAAGCGACGAACTTCGGTGCCCCTGCTTAACGA TATTCAGAAGGTGTGTGCAGCTGATCTGCGCCGCCTCTCTGCTCCCCCCGACTCCTTCTCTGT CCCTCACGCCGTCCCCGAGCGACTTCGGCTGCGGGTCAACCGGATCAGCCTGCACGAGTACGACCGGCTGCAATATGACAAGGAGCGGCTACGGGACATCT CAGTCCCAGTGGGGATCGTGGTGGTGAGGGGCGACTGCGATTTGGAGACGTGCAGACTCTACATTGACAGACTGCAAGAG GACTTGCACCAGGCGCCCTCTCTTGGCCACAGAGTGCACTATCAG gATGAGAGCCGGGGTATGCCCAGGACCACCTCAGCTGGCAGACTCTCTTCCAGCTGGAGCTTCTTGGATT CCACTTCAGCTGATCGCTTCTATCGCATCGACAAGGCTCAG GAGCACCTTCACTTTGTCACAGAAATTTGCCAGGACGAGGTGTTCATCCTGGACCACGAGGTCCCCGCGGGGGGCCAGGTGTCGTCAGCCGGGATGCCCGATCTTGTGATAGAGCCCAACGCTGG TGCGCCTCTGACTCCTGAAGAACAAG CGCTGTTGATGGCCGCCAGCTCGGGGGATCTTTCCATg TTGTCGGAGTGCGTGCATCACGGCGTCAGCCTGCTGGTGCGAGACGCTGCGGGTTGCTCGGCGCTGCATAAAGCCTCGCAGAAAGGACACGCCGAGCTGGTCGTCTTCATCCTGCAGCAGG GATCCAAAGTGCTTCTTGACTTGCCAGACAGAGAAAA AGGGGACACTGCCTTGCACAAAGCCGCCTTGGAGAAGCAGCACGCCGTGTGTCGGCTTCTGGTGGAGGCGGGCGCGTCGCTTCAGAAAACGAACTTTCAG GGGAAGACACCAGTGGAGCATGCGGCGGGCGACTCGGAGCTCACCTCATACCTGAGCAGCCAAAAAACACCTTCCGCCCCCCATGAGGACTTGGAGACGGcagtctga
- the dgki gene encoding diacylglycerol kinase iota isoform X11, which produces MDPQAATVAAATPAVPVVPVAGLSGRLASLGADGGESESGAGSEDTSAGCCSDTFSSLPDIEQESLEDKLRGLAFRKQTSYRKAISRSGLQHLGPPQAALPPSNGPSKEPRTCMDWTENAVNGDHLWMETSCSGELCYLGEDTCLVKAAKSAPRRKCAACKIVVHTSCMEQLEKINFRCKPTFREGGSRCLRDQNVLRHHWVHRRRQEGKCKQCGKSFQQKFFHSKEIIAISCSWCKQAFHNKVTCFMLHQIEEPCSLGAHAGVIVPPSWIIKVRKPQNSLKNSARRKKRTSFKRRTSKKGLDVCDPSTSIPEISTESFICSLVFPQESKWRPFMLKPLPSPLMKPILVFVNPKSGGNQGAKVLQMFMWILNPRQVFDLSQGGLREALDLYRKVPNLRILACGGDGTVGWILSTLDELQMNPQPPVAVLPLGTGNDLARTLNWGGGYTDEPVSKVLGHVEDGSVVQLDRWNLQVEKSGAEQQPEDGTQKLPLNVFNNYFSLGFDAHVTLEFHESREANPEKFNSRFRNKMFYAGAAFSDFLQRSSRDLSKHVRVVCDGTDLTPKIQELKFQCIVFLNIPRYCAGTMPWGNTGDHRDFEPQRHDDGCIEVIGFTMASLAALQVGGHGERLHQCREVVLTTFKTVPVQVDGEPCRLAPSTLRISLRNQANMVQKSKRRTSVPLLNDPHAVPERLRLRVNRISLHEYDRLQYDKERLRDISVPVGIVVVRGDCDLETCRLYIDRLQEDLHQAPSLGHRVHYQDESRGMPRTTSAGRLSSSWSFLDSTSADRFYRIDKAQVHRSTSN; this is translated from the exons CATCGAGCAGGAGAGCCTGGAGGACAAGCTGCGAGGGCTTGCGTTCCGGAAACAGACGTCCTATCG GAAAGCCATCTCCCGCTCAGGCCTGCAGCACCTGGGCCCGCCGCAGGCCGCCCTGCCCCCCTCCAACGGGCCCAGCAAGGAGCCTCGCACCTGCATGGACTGGACG GAGAACGCGGTGAACGGGGACCACCTGTGGATGGAGACCAGCTGCTCGGGCGAGCTTTGCTACCTGGGGGAGGACACCTGCCTCGTCAAGGCCGCG AAGTCCGCGCCCAGGAGGAAGTGCGCCGCCTGCAAAATCGTCGTTCACACCAGCTGCATGGAGCAGCTCGAAAAG ATCAACTTCAGGTGCAAGCCAACTTTCAGAGAGGGGGGGTCGCGCTGCCTGAGAGAT CAGAACGTGCTGCGGCATCACTGGGTGCACCGGCGGAGGCAGGAGGGGAAGTGCAAGCAGTGCGGGAAG AGCTTTCAGCAGAAGTTTTTCCACAGTAAAGAAATCATCGCCATCAGCTGTTCGTGGTGTAAACAGGCT TTCCACAACAAGGTGACGTGCTTCATGCTGCACCAGATCGAGGAGCCGTGCTCCCTGGGGGCCCACGCGGGGGTCATCGTGCCTCCGTCGTGGATCATCAAAGTCAGGAAACCACAG AACTCGCTCAAGAACTCGGCCAGGAGGAAAAAGCGGACGTCTTTCAAGCGCAGGACCAGCAAGAAGGGGCTGGACGTATGTGACCCGTCCACTTCGATCCCTGAAATTTCAACGGAAAGTTTCATCTGCTCTCTCGTCTTTCCTCAGGAGTCCAAATGGCGACCGTTCATGCTGAAGCCGCTCCCCTCGCCGCTCATGAAGCCCATCCTGGTCTTCGTCAACCCCAAGAGCGGAGGCAACCAG GGCGCCAAGGTGCTCCAGATGTTCATGTGGATCTTGAACCCTCGGCAAGTCTTTGACCTGTCGCAGGGCGGCCTCCGAGAGGC GTTGGATTTGTATCGAAAAGTGCCAAACTTGAGGATCTTGGCCTGCGGTGGAGACGGCACG GTGGGCTGGATCCTGTCCACGCTGGATGAGCTGCAGATGAACCCCCAGCCTCCGGTGGCGGTCCTTCCTCTGGGAACAGGAAATGACCTCGCCAGGACGCTCAACTGGGGTGGG GGCTACACGGACGAACCCGTGTCCAAGGTTCTCGGCCACGTGGAGGACGGCTCGGTGGTGCAGCTGGACAGGTGGAACCTGCAGGTGGAGAAGAGCGGCGCCGAGCAGCAGCCCGAAGACGGCACGCAGAAG CTGCCCCTTAACGTGTTCAACAACTACTTCAGCCTGGGCTTCGACGCTCACGTCACGCTGGAGTTCCACGAGTCCAGAG aGGCCAACCCTGAAAAGTTTAACAGTCGCTTCCGCAACAAGATGTTCTATGCAGGA GCCGCCTTCTCAGATTTCCTCCAGAGAAGCTCGAGGGACTTGTCCAAGCACGTCCGAGTTGTG TGTGACGGCACCGACTTGACTCCGAAGATCCAGGAGCTCAAATTCCAGTGCATCGTCTTTCTTAACATTCccag GTACTGCGCGGGCACGATGCCCTGGGGGAACACCGGCGACCACCGCGACTTTGAGCCGCAACGCCATGACGACGGCTGTATCGAGGTCATCGGCTTCACAATGGCTTCGCTG GCGGCGCTGCAGGTGGGCGGCCACGGCGAGCGGCTGCACCAGTGCAGAGAGGTGGTCCTCACCACGTTCAAGACTGTGCCCGTTCAG GTGGATGGTGAGCCGTGCCGATTGGCGCCGTCCACGCTGCGCATCTCGCTGCGCAACCAAGCCAATATGGTTCAGAAGAGCAAGCGACGAACTTCGGTGCCCCTGCTTAACGA CCCTCACGCCGTCCCCGAGCGACTTCGGCTGCGGGTCAACCGGATCAGCCTGCACGAGTACGACCGGCTGCAATATGACAAGGAGCGGCTACGGGACATCT CAGTCCCAGTGGGGATCGTGGTGGTGAGGGGCGACTGCGATTTGGAGACGTGCAGACTCTACATTGACAGACTGCAAGAG GACTTGCACCAGGCGCCCTCTCTTGGCCACAGAGTGCACTATCAG gATGAGAGCCGGGGTATGCCCAGGACCACCTCAGCTGGCAGACTCTCTTCCAGCTGGAGCTTCTTGGATT CCACTTCAGCTGATCGCTTCTATCGCATCGACAAGGCTCAGGTACACAGATCAACCAGTAATTGA